GGGTGCGTTATCGCAATACCCACACCGTGGCGGCCGGAATACAGTTCATCCCCAATCCCGGCGACGTGCGCAAGGTGATGAACAGGTGGTCGTACCGGCTGGGGGCACGGTATGACCAATATTATATGGTTATCGGGGGGCACAACATAGACGAGGCGGCGGTGACGTTCGGCGTCGGAATTCCGTTGGGTACCCGCGGCGTGAACAATGTCAATGTAGGGTTCGAGTTCGGTACGCGCGGACGCGCGGTGGCAGGCCTGGTGCGGGAGAACTATTTCAAGGTCTCGGTAGGGCTCAGCCTGTTCGGCGACGACTATTGGTTCGTGAAGTACAAATACGACTAAATCGGATTTAAATAAAAAAACGGGAACATTATGAATTCGTTGAAATTAAAGCTATTTATCGTTGCCGCCGCAGTGCTGGGCGGCAGTCAGGCTTTTGCCCAGAACGTGCAGCTTGGACCGGAATGGGGCGAGGATGCGACGCAGGAGCAGCGCTTCGAAAACGCCAAGACCTTCAACTATTACCGGGATGCCTACAATGTCCAGAATTACGACAAGGCACTCTCCTATCTGCCCGAACTGCTTGAGAATTCTCCCCGCGGCGCACAGAATATCTATGTGTATGCCATCAATATCTATAAGAATAAGATACAGCGCAGCATGGATGTGAAGCAGCGTCAGGTGTATGTCGATTCGCTGCTGACGCTGTACGACATGCGCATCCAGTATTTCGGCGACAACGCCAAGTACGGCCGTCCCTACATACTCGTTCAGAAGGCAAAGGATTATCTCAGTTTCATGCCGATGGACCGCGACGGCGTGCGCGAGGTCTTCGTGGAGGCGATAGAGGCCAATGCCGACGACCCGGACGTGGACTTCATCAATATCTATTTCAATGAACTGACCACGGACTACAAGAACGACCTGGTCGAGACGGATTATTATCTGGAGCAGTACGAGTGGCTCGCTTCCCTGCTGGACAAGGTGACCGCTCCGGAGGCCGACAGCGCCAAGGAGACGTTCGATACGCTCTTCGTATCGAGCGATGCCGCCGGCTGCGACAACATCGAACAGATTTTCAAGGCCCGTGTAGAGGCCAATCCGACAGACGTTACCACGTTGGGCAAAGCCTTTACGCTGCTTATGCGCAGCGAGTGCCATACGGCATTCCTGACCGAAGTGGGCGAAATGTACTATAATGCCGACCCGACGGCTGCGACTGCCAAACTCGTTGCTTCGGCCTTCGTGAAGGTGGGGGACAACGCAAAGGCGGTGAGCTTCCTGAAAGCCGCTTTCGACAAGGAGACCGACCCGCTGAACAAAGCGACGCTCGCGGTGGAGATAGCGGCGACCGAATTGGTGCTCAAGAATGCTTCCGTGGCTGCCAATTATGCCAGTCAGGCCCGTCAGCTCGACCCGTCGAACGGTTATGCTGCCATCATGCTCGCACAGGCGTATGCTGAAGGTGCGACCGCCTGTGAGGGATTCGACCGTCAGACCGTTTATTGGCTGGCTTACGACATACTCGCTTCCGCCCGTTCGCTGTTCGAGAACGGTTCGCCGGAGCAGCAGCAGATAGACCAGACCATGAGTATGTTCCGCCGTTCGTTCCCGTCGAACGACGAGCTCTTCTTCCGCGGCCTGACGACTGCGGGGGCGGCATACGACGTGAAGTGCGGTTGGATTACGGGACGTACCACGGTCAAGATGGTTGAGTAAAAAGGGTGAAAACGAATTGCGGCGTCCCGTATTACGGGACGCCGCATAATTGATTATGGGCTTTTGGAGTACGTTTGCAAGGTGTGGGACGGTATTTCTCATTGCGGGAAGTGCTCTCTTGTCATTGTCGTGCAAAAAGGAGAAGGCGCGCGGAAATGTCAATCCGGAAACCCTGATTACCATGCAGAGTGAGGACCTCAGCATGACCGTGAGCAAAAACGGTCTGAAGTCCTACCATTTTACCACGCCGCTGATGCAGCAGTACGGCCTGGCGGCCGAACCCTATACGAAATATCCCGATGGGGTTTTCGTGCAGACCTTTCAGGATTCCACGGAGGTGGTCGAGTCTACGCTCCGTGCCGACGAGGCCATCAATTACGAGAAGCGCGACCTGTGGATGGCGAGCGGGCATGTGGTCGCTTCGGGTTCCGGCAATACGCTCTATACGGAGCAGTTGTTCTGGGATGCCAAGACCGACAGGGTCTATTCGAATGTACGGGTGAAGGTCGTCGATAAGGACGGAGAGCATTACGGGGAGGGTTTCGAGTCGGACAAGGACTTGAAATCATGGATGTTCCGTGATTATGAGGGGACGATAGCCGTGGAGACTGCCCCCAATGAAGAGTATGACGGTGCGGCAGGCGGCCCGTCGGACGCCTCTGCCGGAGAACAGACGGTTCCCTCCGGCGGCAGGAGCGGCGGGAACGGTTATGTTCCGAGCCGGCGGCAGGTGTTGTCTCCGGGGTGGAATCCGACCCAGGGAGGAGGAACACTGCGTCCGGTACCCGCTCTCGAAGAGGGCGACCCCGGTACGGAGAATGTCTTCCGGCCCGAATCCGGGGAGGAGGACGAACGTGCGGAGTAAATGGGCTCGGTAATTGTCATAGCGGTGGTCTCGTTGCTGTTGTCGGCGTTCTTCTCCGGCATGGAGATAGCGTTCACCAGTTCCAACAAGCTCAAACTCGAGATAGACCGCAAACAGGACGGTCTGTTCGGCAGGATAGCCGACGTGTTCATCAACAACCCCGGTCAGTATATCACCACCATGCTGGTGGGGAACAACATCGTGTTGGTGCTCTATTCGCTCAACATGACGGTTATCATTCATGCACTGGCCGATATGTGGGGGCTGCGGCTCGGTACGGGAACCTGGTCGGTACTGCTCGAATCGCTGATATCCACCGTCATCATCATCTTCGTCGGGGAGTTCACTCCGAAGGCTATCGTCAAGTTGCGGCCCAATGCCTACCTCAGGGCTTTCTCCGTGCCGCTCTATTTCTTTTATATCGTGCTCTATCCGATTGCGAAGTTCGCTACCTGGCTGTCGTTCGGTCTGCTGCGCCTGTTCGGTATCCGAGTCAAGGACAGCGACGGCATCAAAAGTTTCGAAAAGGTGGACCTGGAGAATCTGCTGGAGGAGAATACCGAGACGCAGTCGGAACAGGAGAACGAAATCAGAATCTTTCAAAATGCCCTCGATTTTTCGGATATCCTTGTCCGGGACTGCATGGTGCCGCGCGTGGATGTGGAAGCGGTCGATGTGGAGAGTTCCATCGGCGAGATATACGGCCGGTTCATCGAGAGTCAATATTCCCGTATCTTCGTATGGGACGGTTCGATAGACAACATAGTCGGTTATGTGAATATCAAGAGTCTTTTCCGGAATCCCGCCAGTATCCGGGATATTATGATAGGCGTTCGTTACGTGCCGGAGACCATGCCTGCGGAGCGGCTGCTCGAAGAGTTCACCAAGAACAAGATATCGGTGGCGGTCGTTATCGACGAGTTCGGAGGAACGGCGGGCATCATCTCTTTGGAGGATGTGCTTGAGGAGATATTCGGCGAAATAGACGACGAACACGATACGTCCGACATGGTGGAGAGACAGGTGGCCGAGAACGAATATGTCTTTTCCAGTCGTCTGGAGGTAAAATATCTCAATGAGAAATACGGCCTCGGAATAGAGGAGTCCGACGAGTACGAAACGCTTGCGGGGTATATCATTTCCAATGAGAACGGGATTCCTCCGACCGGAGCGGAGGTCAGCATCGGCAACAAATTGATTCGGATACTCAAATCTTCCTCTTCCCGTATCGAACTCGTGAAGGTCAGGCTTTTGTAGGGCGGTGCCCTGCCTGCGGCGCCCTTTTGGGCCGCTGTCCGGAAAATTTCGTTTTCGGACAGGGTGTTGTACGGGGAAAATTATTATCTTTGAAGCCGTTTTAGTCTGGATATGTGTGCCGCGGGTCCGGTACGGGACTTCCGGAACGGAGGAGGGCGCGGGACGACGGGGCGAAACGGCTCCGGTACGTTTCCGGACGCAGCGAAGGATAATTGAATAAACAACATAGAGTATGGCAAGTCTTAACACTTTAAGAACCAAAGGAGGCGTGATAGTGACCATCGTGATTTTCGTGGCGCTTCTCGCATTCCTTATCGGCGACGTATTCACCTCCGGCAGCAGCCTGATGAATTCCCGCAAGATGCGTGTGGGCGAAATCAACGGCAAGAACATCGGTTATGTCGATTTCCTGAACGAGGCCGATTACATGGGTTCCATATACAAGATGATGTGGGGCCGCGACGCTTTCTCCGCTCAGGAGCAGGAGATGGTCTATAACCTCGCATGGGAGCAGCTTATCATGGATAATTCGCTCAAACCTGGATTCGACAGGATGGGGATGACGGTTTCGGAGGCGGAACAGTTGGACATGCTCGACGGTGTTTATCTGTCGCCGGTCGTAACCTCTACCTTTGTCAATCCTTCGACGGGGCTGTTCGACCCGCAGTTCATGAAATCCTTCATGAGCAGCGTGACCGGAAGCGATGGTTCGTATGCCATCTGGGCTTTTCTGCGCAATCAGATGCAGCAGGAACGGGTAATGAGCAAGTACCTTGCTCTGGTCGAGGGCGGTTTCTATGCCAACGCGCTGGAGGTGGCTCACGGAGTGAGGGTTTCCAACCATACCTATGCGGCCGACGTCATCGGCAAGGATTACTATACCGTACCCGATTCGTTGGTGAACGTTACCCAGACCGATATCAAAAAGTATTATGACGACCACAAGGAGGCTTTCAAACAGGGTGCTTCGCGCAATATAGAGTATGTGGTGTTCGACGTGATGCCTTCCGATGAGGATTATGCGGAGGCGAAACGCATGGTGGACGACATTGCCGCGGAGTTCGCGGGCAGCGACGCCCCGATGCAGTACGCTACGCTCAATTCCCAGACCAAGCCCGATGCCAATTATTACGGAGAGGACGAACTCTCTGCCGAGTTGGCTGCGCTCGCTTTCGGAAACGGCGGCGAGACGATGAGCGGTCCCACCCTGAACGGCGACGAATATACGGTTTCGCGGGTAGCCGATGTACGCATGATGCCCGACACCCTCGGAGCCAAACATATCCTGCTTCAGAAAGGGCAGGAGAAACTGGCCGACAGCCTCGTTGCCGCCATCCGTTCCGGGGCCGATTTCGCTGCTCTGGCCCTTGACAATTCGTTCGACAGGTCGGTGTTCCAGAATTCGGGCGACCTCGGCAGGTTCACGCCCGCACAGGTACCCGCCGAGTTTACCGATGCCGCCCTTGCGGCCAACGTAGGGGACGTGTACGTCGTGGAGAGCCCTGCCGGACTGCAGGTGGTACAGCTCACCTACAAGAGCCGTCCGGTGCGGAAGGCCCAGATAGCTACCGTGACATATAAGGTGGACCCGAGTGCCGCGACTATCCAGACCGCATACCAGAAAGCCAGCGGTTTCGTTACCGCGGCGGGCGGTACGATGGAGGGCTTCAACCAGGCCGTGAACGATGCCGCACTCTCGAAAAGAACGGTGCGCATCCGCAATACGGACCGTACCATCAGCGGGCTGGAGAACTCGAAGGAGATAGTACGCTGGGCTTTCAACGGAAAGGCGGGCGATATCTCGCAGATTATGGACATAGACGGCGACTATTATGTAGCGGCTCTCGTGGATGTGAAGGAAGAGGGATATGCTCCGCTCGCACAGGTGTCCGCTCAGATAACCAAGACGCTTCTCAACAGGGAGAAGGCCCGTATCATAGAGAAAGAGATGGCAGGCGGTACGCTCGAAGAGGCTGCACGGGCGGCGGATGTGGAGGTCGAGTCCGTGAGCGGTGTCAAATGGAGCGCATTCTATATTCCCGAGGTGGGGGTTGAGCCGCAGCTTATCGGAGCGGTTTCGGCGGTTCCGGCCGGAGAACTTTCGCTGCCGGTAGAGGGGGTAAGCGGCGTATATCGGTTCGTCGTGACCGATGTGCAGACCTCCGGCGAGGCAACCGACGAGAGCGAACGGGTACGTCTCAATACCAATGCGCTGAATTATGTCGGCGAACGTACGATGCAGGCGTTGACGGAAGAGAGCGATGTGACCGATATGCGGGTGCGCTTCTTCTGAGGGACAGGCTTTACAGGATAGCATGACACGATAACGAGACAGGTTAATCATTGCAAGGCCGCCCGCTAACGGGGCGGCCTTCGGTTTAATAGGGAAAGGAGTTTAGATATGACATTGGAACAGCGCGTTAATGACGATATCAAGCAGGCGATGCTTGCGAAACAGCCGGAGCGGCTCGCTGCACTTCGGGCCGTGAAGGCGGCTATCCTGCTGGAGAAGACCTCGGGGACGGCCCACGAACTGACGGATGCCGATGTGGTGAAGCTCATGCAGAAACTCGTGAAGCAGCGGCGGGAGTCTGCGGAGCTCTATACCTCAGCCGGACGTGCCGAGCTTGCAGCAAACGAGCTTGCCGAAGCGGGCATTATCGAGGAGTATCTTCCGAAACAGTTATCCGCCGCGGAGTTGGAGGCGGCGCTCCGCGATATCATTGCCCAGACGGGAGCCGTATCGCCTGCCGACATGGGGAAAGTGATGGGAGTGGCGACCAAGAAGCTGGCCGGCCTGGCGGATGGCAGGGCGATATCCGAGGCTGTCAGGAGGCTGCTGAACTGAGGCCTGGCTGCGGGCGGTATCGGTTACCGTCTTTTCGGCGGAGATGTTCCGGGTGGCGGCAGCCGTAGGGCGGTCGTCGGGGACGACCTTGTGTGGAGAGAGAAAGAACGGCTGTAAAACGGGGCGAACGGTACCGGGTGCTGCGGATGCCGGAAAGGGCGGATGTGATATCATTGCGAATGGCTGCGTTATTATTTGCGGAGGCGCATTCGGTTATTTACGGCAGCAAGCGCCTTTCATTCCGTGTCTTGATGTTTTGCAGCTTCGTGTTTCCATAGACTGGAAGAGGCCGTATCGGATTGAACTGTATCCTTTGTTCGAGCCGACACGGCCTTTTCGTTATATGGAGGTTGTGGGTGGGAAAGTATTTTGGGCCCGGACTGTCATTTTTGGATGCCTGATATACATTGGCCGCATCCGTGCGGTCGCATTCCTTTCCGGCGGAACCGTTTTCCGGTCGGGTGGTTACATTTCGTCGAGTGCGAAATCCACCGCCCGGTTGAGCTGTCGGTTGAAGGGCGCGGTGGTGGCGAAACTCGCTGTCACCCTTGCGAGCAGGGCGGGGGAGAGCAGGAAGGCTTCGCTGACTGGCCTCTCCAGACAGAAATCTTTCAGCCGGAGGTACTCGGCATAGGGGGAGTCTGTCGGAAAACCGGCCGGTACCCGTTTGAGTGCATTCTCCCGGTTGAGCGAGAAGTCCTGTGCCTGTCCGATATTGCGGACGAACTCTTCGCCGTTGAACAGAATCTCTTCCCGGACGCTTTTGAGGACGGCCGGTTCGGGCATGTAGAGTCCCGTGACGAGCATGGGACCGCCCGACGGCGTGCCGTCGGAGCGCTCCGGATGTTCCGGTTCGATGTGAAGATAGTAGCCGGAATGTCCCGATTTCTTGCCGCCCGGGGATATGAAGATGCCGATGTGCGATTTGTAGGGCCGTTTGTCGGAACTGAACCGGATGTCGCGGTAGATTCTGTAAGTACACTCTTTCGGAGTGAGGTCGCCGACCGTGCTGTCGAACGAGGCGATACCCGCTATCAGCCGTGCGGCGAACTCTTCCGTCGCGGCTTTTACCCGGAGGTATTCCGTCCTGTGTGTTTCGAACCACTCCCGGTCGTTGTGTTCCTGCAGTTCGCGCAGGAAATCCAGAATTCTTTTCATATGTCGTAGGCCGTCCCGTTTTTTCTCCGGAGAAAAACGATTCCCTGCAGAGCCGAAACTGCCCGACACAAAGATGCCAAAAAATTCCCGTTCAGGGAAACGGTCGGGGGCGTTCTCGGCTTCTTGCCGCAGGAAGAGTACGGTACGTCAAAAAAATTGAAACTTCGTTGCTTTCTTCGTACCTTTGCGGATGGATAACATAAATAACCGGTAGTATGGCACTGTTCAACATATTCAAGAAGAAAAAGGAGGAGGCCGGGCCCGAGGAGCAGGTTTCCCGGCAGCAGGAGCTAAACGAGGGACTGAAAAAGACCAAAGAGGGAATTTTCGGCAAGCTCGCCCGTGCCGTGGCCGGCAGGTCTCAGGTGGACGAGGCGATGCTCGACGACTTGGAGGAGGTGCTCATCACCTCCGATGTGGGGGTAGATACCACCGTGAAGATAATCCGCAACATCGAGGCCCGCGTGGCGCGCGACAAATATATGAATTCCGGAGAGCTCAAGTCCATTCTTCGCGAGGAGATAAGTGCTCTGCTGCAGCAGAGTGACAGCCGCCGCGACAGCTTCGGACTGGACGTGAAGGAGGGTGCTCCCTATGTCGTGATGGTGGTAGGGGTGAACGGTGTCGGCAAGACCACTACGATAGGCAAGCTGGCAGCCCAGCTCGTGCGTGCGGGCAAGAAGGTCTATATCGGTGCGGCGGATACGTTCCGGGCGGCCGCCATCGACCAGCTTCAGGTATGGGCCGACCGGGCGGGGGCGACGATGATAAAACAGGAGATGGGGGCGGACCCCGCTTCCGTGGCTTTCGATACGCTCAAGTCGGCCGTTGCCAACGGGGCGGATGTCGTATTGATAGATACGGCCGGCCGGCTGCACAACAAGGTCGGTCTGATGAATGAACTGACGAAGATACGCAACGTGATGGCCAAGGTTATCCCCGATGCTCCGCACGAGGTGATGCTCGTGCTGGACGGCAGTACGGGGCAGAATGCCTTCGAGCAGGCGCGGCAGTTCACCGATGCTACGCAGGTCACCTCCCTCGCCGTCACGAAGCTCGACGGTACGGCCAAGGGGGGTGTCATCATCGGCATCAGCGACCAGTTCAGGATTCCGGTGCGCTACATCGGTATCGGGGAGGGTATCGACCAGTTGAAGATTTTCGACCGGCAGGAGTTCGTGAACGCCCTGTTCGGCGAATAGAGGAGAGAAGGAGATTTGTCGTTCCGCCTGTCGGCCGAAAGGGCGGGCCGTGGTTGGCCGACGGTAGCCGCGGAGGAACGTTTCGGATATCCGGAATCAGGATTGGATGATGGGAAAAGTAAAGGGAAAAAAGATAAATGTCGTTACGCTCGGCTGTTCCAAAAACGTGGTGGACTCCGAGCATGTTATGGCGCAGTTGGCTGCAGCGGGATATGACGTGGTGTTCGATTCCAACGGGACGGAGGCACGGACGGTGGTGGTCAATACATGCGGGTTCATAGGCGATGCCAAGGAGGAGTCCATCAATACCATTCTCGGTTTCGTGAGGGCCAAGGAGGAGGGAGCGATTGACCGGCTCTTCGTGATAGGCTGCCTGAGCGAGCGGTATGCCGAGGAGCTGCGGCGCGAGATTCCCGAAGTGGACGCCTATTTCGGAGCACGCGACTTTTCCGGCGTAGTGCGGGCCTTGACCGGCAGCGAAGGGGGCGCGCCTGCGACGGAACGGATGCTGACGACGCCAGGACACTACGCCTACCTGAAAATTTCGGAAGGGTGCAATTGGCGGTGTGCCTATTGTGCCATTCCTCTTATCCGCGGACCCCATGTATCCGTTCCGGAGGAGCAGGTGCTTGAAGAGGCCGGGAGATTGGTGCGCCGCGGGGTAAAGGAGCTGATAGTGGTGGCGCAGGATACCACCTACTACGGTGTGGACCTTTACGGAGAACGCCGTCTGGGCCGTTTATTGCGTCGTTTGGCCGCCATACCCGGCGTAGAGTGGGTAAGACTTCACTATACCTATCCGACCGGTTTCCCCGACGATGTGCTTGCCGCCATGCGGGAGGAGCCGAAGATATGCCGTTACATTGATATACCGCTCCAGCATATCGCAGACCGGCAGCTTTCGGCCATGCGGCGCGGCATCACGAAACGGGGTACAGAGGAGCTCATCGCCCGGCTGCGGCGGGAGGTGCCCGGTATTGCTATCCGGACGACGCTGCTCGTGGGATTTCCGGGTGAGAGCGAGGAAGATTTTGCGGAGCTCACGGATTTCGTGGAGCGCCAGCGGTTCGAACGTCTCGGCGTGTTTCCCTATTCGGCCGAGGAGGGAACGCCTTCGGCGGAGATGGCCGACGATGTGCCTGAAGAGGTTAAGCAGGCCCGGGTGGAGCGTATCATGGAGCTGCAGCGCAACATTTCGCACGAGGCGAACGTTGCAAGGATAGGCAGGAAGCTCCGGGTGGTGGTGGACCGCCGGGAAGGCGATTACTATGTGGCCCGTTCGGAATACGATTCGCCGGAGGTAGACCAGGAGATACTGATACCGGTTGCCGAAGGCCGGCTCCTCCCCGGAGAGTTCCGGGTGGTGGTCGTCACGGCATGCGAGGAGTACGACCTTTACGGCAGACTCGCGTGAGGGCTGCAAAATGATTTTGGAGATTGCGAAGATTTGTTTAACTTTGAAGTGCTGTAAACCGTAACGGTTGTTGCCGGATTATCGCCAAATGTTGTAGAAATGGCCAGAAATGCCGTTGTAGAGTCCCTTGCCGGTAAGGTGGGGCGCCTGATGGAGGAGAATGACAGGCTCTTTGCCGAAAACAGGGAGCTCGCACTTCGCAGGGAACGTCTGGCGGCGGAGAACAGGGAACTGAAACAGACCGTGGCGGAGCTTGAAAGGCGCATCGGTGTCCTCGAACTGAAGGAGGGCCTGACGGGCGGAACGGACAGCAAGCGTGCGCAGGCGCGTATCAATCGGCTTATGCGGGAGATTGACCGTTGCATTGCGCTGATGAACAGGTAGGGACAAGGAGCACGTTTTATGCAGAAATTCAATATCAGGTTGAATGTAGCCGGCAAGAGCTACGCACTCGGCATAGAACGCGAAAAGGAAGAGATATTCAGGCGGGCGGAGAAAGAGGTCAATCGCCTGACAGCCGCGGTCGAGTCGCAGTATATGGCCGACCGGGAGGATTACCTCGCAGTAGTGGCGTTACAGCTTGCCGTCAAGGTCGTGGAGCTCGAAGCGAGCCGCAGCCTCGGACGGGACATAGATGAGCTCGATGCGTTGAACCGCAGACTGGACGAACATCTCAACAGGCTCAGGTAGCCGTGTGGTACCGTATTTGCATGTAATAATGCAGGTACGCGGGGTACGCGGGCCTTACACGATACAGACAGGTTCTTTACATAGAAGGAATTATCCCGCATGGATTCCATTTAGCTTTGCGAAACTTAACATTTAAACTATTTGGGGTTTAACTCGAGTTTTCAAAAACAGGCCTTAACCTCTTCGGAGGTGCATCCTCTGCCGCTCGCGGGCGGTACGGTGCCGTTGGACGTTTGCGATTTTTATCGGAGGCCCCATACATGACGATACAGGAGCTTCGTCAAACGAAACTTGGATTCTGTGCGGGTTTTTTTTGTGTCCATATGCGGACGGAAAGTTGATTTGACATAATAATTATTTATTACTCAACCTATTTAAATATATATAATCATGTTAGCAACAATACTTGCCTGCGTTATCAGTGCGGTGGCTGCCATAGGCGTCTACATTCTGGTAACGAACGTCATATTCAAGAAGAGCCTGAAAAAGAAACGGGAGGCTATTCTCAAAGAGGCGGAGGCCGAAGGAGAGGTCATCAAGAAGGAGAAGATACTTCAGGCCAAGGAGAAGTTCATTCAGCTCAAGAGCGACCACGACCGTGCGGTGAATGAGCGCAACCAGAAGCTCAATCAGCGCGAACAGGGTATCAAGCAGCAGGAGAGCAGTCTGGGGCAGCAGCAGCAGGAACTCGAACGCCGGATGCGCGAGAACGACAAGCTCAAAGAGCAGATGGAGAGCCACATTGCCGTGCTGGAACGGCGGAAGGAGGAGGCCGACCGGATGATAAAGGAACAGAATGTCCGGTTGGAGCAGATAAGCGGCATGAGCAGTGAGGAGGCTAAGAATATCCTGATGGAGAATATGCGCTCCGAAGCGAAGACAGCTGCCATGGCCTATATCAACGAGACCGTCGAGGAGGCGAAGATGAGCGCCAACAAGGAGGCGAAACGGATTGTCGTGCAGACCATCCAGCGGGTGGCGACCGAGACGGCGATTGAGAATTCGGTGACGGTGTTCAACATCGAGAGCGACGAGGTGAAAGGGCGTATCATCGGGCGCGAGGGACGCAATATCCGGGCTCTCGAAGCGGCAACCGGAATCGAAATCATCGTGGACGATACCCCGGAAGCGATTATTCTTTCCGGTTTCGACCCGGTACGCAGGGAGATAGCGCGGCTCGCGCTGCACCAGCTCGTTACCGACGGTCGTATTCATCCGGCCCGCATCGAAGAGGTCGTGGCCAAAGTTCAGAAACAGATAGAGGAAGAGATAGTCGAGGTGGGCAAACGGACCACCATCGACCTCGGCATCCATGGCTTGCATCCGGAACTCATTCGCTTGATAGGCAAGATGAAATACCGCTCGTCATACGGACAGAACCTTTTGCAGCACTCCCGCGAAACGGCCAACCTTTGCGGTATCATGGCCGCCGAACTCGGTCTCAATCCGAAGCTCGCCCGGCGGGCCGGTCTGCTGCACGACATTGGCAAGGTGCCCGATGACGAACCGGAACTGCCGCACGCTATCATCGGTATGAAGCTGGCGGAGAAATACAAGGAGAAACCCGAAGTATGCAACGCCATCGGTTCGCACCATGACGAGATGGAGATGACTTCGCTGATAGCTCCGATTGTGCAGGTATGCGATGCCATTTCGGGTGCACGTCCCGGTGCTCGCCGGGAGGTGGTGGAGTCCTATATCAAGCGACTGAAGGAGATGGAGGATATCGCCATGGCCTATCCGGGTGTGATGAAGACCTATGCGATACAGGCCGGCCGCGAATTGCGTGTCATCGTGGGGAGTGAGAAGATTTCCGACCAGGAGGCCGATGCGCTGTCGCATGATATAGCCAAGAAGATACAGGACGAGATGACCTATCCGGGTCAGGTGAAGATAACCGTGATACGCGAAACGCGTTCGGTAAGTTACGCGAAATAGTCATTGCGGCAAGCCCGGTGGGCTGTCATCGAAAATGGGGTGCGGAAAGTTTTTTCCGTGCCCTTTTCGTATGCGGGGTGCATCGGGGCAGGTCGCTGTTGCGATGTGATTCGTGGAGAGGGTATTCCGTGATACTGTCCGCATTTTGGGTGAATGCAGGGAGCGCCGACCGGGTATCGTTCGGGCGGCGTTTTTCTTGTGCTTTTAGAGAATCGGGACGTGCGTGACGGCTACTTGCGGGAGTTGTCGGATATTCTGGATATTTGCTTCCGGCGAGTCGCAGTACGATTGCCGAGTTGAGCTGCCGCCCGAGGGATGCTTTGCATGCTCTCGACGTTCAATGAATCTATTTTTATATATTTGCTTCAGACGAATCGCTTCGTAACCGTGCACCGGCCCTTTGGACCGACATGCACCGTCGTATTTCAGTGAATATAATTTTCCGTATATTTGTAGAAAATGTGAAAACTGCATCGAACCGACTTCCCCGGTGTACGCCGCCTCGTTTCGTGTCATGTCTACT
This genomic interval from Tidjanibacter massiliensis contains the following:
- a CDS encoding hemolysin family protein — encoded protein: MGSVIVIAVVSLLLSAFFSGMEIAFTSSNKLKLEIDRKQDGLFGRIADVFINNPGQYITTMLVGNNIVLVLYSLNMTVIIHALADMWGLRLGTGTWSVLLESLISTVIIIFVGEFTPKAIVKLRPNAYLRAFSVPLYFFYIVLYPIAKFATWLSFGLLRLFGIRVKDSDGIKSFEKVDLENLLEENTETQSEQENEIRIFQNALDFSDILVRDCMVPRVDVEAVDVESSIGEIYGRFIESQYSRIFVWDGSIDNIVGYVNIKSLFRNPASIRDIMIGVRYVPETMPAERLLEEFTKNKISVAVVIDEFGGTAGIISLEDVLEEIFGEIDDEHDTSDMVERQVAENEYVFSSRLEVKYLNEKYGLGIEESDEYETLAGYIISNENGIPPTGAEVSIGNKLIRILKSSSSRIELVKVRLL
- the ftsY gene encoding signal recognition particle-docking protein FtsY → MALFNIFKKKKEEAGPEEQVSRQQELNEGLKKTKEGIFGKLARAVAGRSQVDEAMLDDLEEVLITSDVGVDTTVKIIRNIEARVARDKYMNSGELKSILREEISALLQQSDSRRDSFGLDVKEGAPYVVMVVGVNGVGKTTTIGKLAAQLVRAGKKVYIGAADTFRAAAIDQLQVWADRAGATMIKQEMGADPASVAFDTLKSAVANGADVVLIDTAGRLHNKVGLMNELTKIRNVMAKVIPDAPHEVMLVLDGSTGQNAFEQARQFTDATQVTSLAVTKLDGTAKGGVIIGISDQFRIPVRYIGIGEGIDQLKIFDRQEFVNALFGE
- a CDS encoding SurA N-terminal domain-containing protein, which codes for MASLNTLRTKGGVIVTIVIFVALLAFLIGDVFTSGSSLMNSRKMRVGEINGKNIGYVDFLNEADYMGSIYKMMWGRDAFSAQEQEMVYNLAWEQLIMDNSLKPGFDRMGMTVSEAEQLDMLDGVYLSPVVTSTFVNPSTGLFDPQFMKSFMSSVTGSDGSYAIWAFLRNQMQQERVMSKYLALVEGGFYANALEVAHGVRVSNHTYAADVIGKDYYTVPDSLVNVTQTDIKKYYDDHKEAFKQGASRNIEYVVFDVMPSDEDYAEAKRMVDDIAAEFAGSDAPMQYATLNSQTKPDANYYGEDELSAELAALAFGNGGETMSGPTLNGDEYTVSRVADVRMMPDTLGAKHILLQKGQEKLADSLVAAIRSGADFAALALDNSFDRSVFQNSGDLGRFTPAQVPAEFTDAALAANVGDVYVVESPAGLQVVQLTYKSRPVRKAQIATVTYKVDPSAATIQTAYQKASGFVTAAGGTMEGFNQAVNDAALSKRTVRIRNTDRTISGLENSKEIVRWAFNGKAGDISQIMDIDGDYYVAALVDVKEEGYAPLAQVSAQITKTLLNREKARIIEKEMAGGTLEEAARAADVEVESVSGVKWSAFYIPEVGVEPQLIGAVSAVPAGELSLPVEGVSGVYRFVVTDVQTSGEATDESERVRLNTNALNYVGERTMQALTEESDVTDMRVRFF
- a CDS encoding DUF2461 domain-containing protein encodes the protein MKRILDFLRELQEHNDREWFETHRTEYLRVKAATEEFAARLIAGIASFDSTVGDLTPKECTYRIYRDIRFSSDKRPYKSHIGIFISPGGKKSGHSGYYLHIEPEHPERSDGTPSGGPMLVTGLYMPEPAVLKSVREEILFNGEEFVRNIGQAQDFSLNRENALKRVPAGFPTDSPYAEYLRLKDFCLERPVSEAFLLSPALLARVTASFATTAPFNRQLNRAVDFALDEM
- a CDS encoding GatB/YqeY domain-containing protein, giving the protein MTLEQRVNDDIKQAMLAKQPERLAALRAVKAAILLEKTSGTAHELTDADVVKLMQKLVKQRRESAELYTSAGRAELAANELAEAGIIEEYLPKQLSAAELEAALRDIIAQTGAVSPADMGKVMGVATKKLAGLADGRAISEAVRRLLN
- the lptC gene encoding LPS export ABC transporter periplasmic protein LptC; this encodes MGFWSTFARCGTVFLIAGSALLSLSCKKEKARGNVNPETLITMQSEDLSMTVSKNGLKSYHFTTPLMQQYGLAAEPYTKYPDGVFVQTFQDSTEVVESTLRADEAINYEKRDLWMASGHVVASGSGNTLYTEQLFWDAKTDRVYSNVRVKVVDKDGEHYGEGFESDKDLKSWMFRDYEGTIAVETAPNEEYDGAAGGPSDASAGEQTVPSGGRSGGNGYVPSRRQVLSPGWNPTQGGGTLRPVPALEEGDPGTENVFRPESGEEDERAE